GTTATAGGACAGACAGAACAATCCCATTTGTGTCAAATTACCtgttttgatcatttttaagtGGCAGAAAACCTAACTCAAACCGTCTTAGACAAAAAAATGAATCATGTGGGCTCATCTTCAATGAGAAGTCCAAGAGTGTGCTCTGATGCCAGAGGGACCCACACTTTGGCCTGAGATTGAGGAAAATGGCTGTCAACAGCCCCCAGGACTGCATCCTCCCCAGGACTCCTTTCACCAGTCCTGAGATCTGCTCTGATTAGACACCTTGAGTCACATGCCCGTCACTGGGCTAATCACTGTGGCCAGGGGTGTTCCACCCGATGAAGCCTTAGTGGGGATAGAATCAGGGGGCtgtgagcaagagaaaaaggaatggaCCCAGGTGTTCATAAAGGCCACAAATGTCTGCTCTAGGAGCGCTATGCTTATAGCTACAGGAAAATGACTGGGGGCATGCCCACCAAAATGTCATCAGACTTTTCTCCAAGTTACAGTGCTTGTGACAGTGTTAGATGCCTGTTTGTGTCAAATCAGCCCCTAACTTCATCCTGACTAGGATGGCGACCATCTCCGGAGCCGCATCCTGGCCCACCAATGACATCTCAGCCTTGCTGGAGGACCAGTTCTGGACTACTAGACACTGACACCCCTAAGGCCCACCTAAACTCTAGTTTCGCAGCCTCTGCTGGGGCCTGAGTTGGGAGCCTCGCCTGAACTCTGGGCCTTCTGACCCTCCCAGTGAGGGGGTGCACCAGTGTTCTTGCCCCTGACCCGGAGTGTGGTCCTTCAACCTGGATGTCCACTTGAAACCAGGATGCTCCTACCTCCATGAGTCCCAGCTTCTTTACACGTGGAGACTTCCAgccccccctcctcccacccctgcccaagCCAACCCCTATAGGTACAGACCACACACAGCCCTTGGACACTGTTGCCACTTCTCCCaaagccagcccctccccagagtCAGTTTCTGAACCCCAATCTCAATTCTACCCCTCCACTCACTTCCCCAAAGGAGCAACTAAGGCTGCTCTAAGGCCACTCAGGAGACCAGGCACAGGCAATACAGTTGAATGGCATTTTATTTCTGATTGGCTCCATCCACTTTGTTTGACTCAGTTTGTCCAAACACTCTGCACTGGTTCTTAACCAAGCCTTGGGGACCCTTCTGGCCTCTGCGTTGTTCACGGTAGGCTTCCAGGTCCTCTTGGTACTTCGCCCTCAGGAGAGCCGCTCTCCGTTCGTAGGGCTGCTTTTCGTCGTCGGCCGATGCAGACCACATCTTCCCCGAGGCCTTTGCCACCTGCACCACCGACCAGTTTGGATTCTCTCTCTTCAGCTGGGCGTAGTGGTCTtggcagaagaggaggaaggacgATGGAGGCCTCCTGGGTGCCTGGGGGTCCCGCTTTCTCCGCTTCTTCTTCTTGCCAATGTAATTCATCATCTCTTCCTGGTACCGGGCTTTGTCCAGCATCGCCAGGGCTTCATATTTCGCCTTTTCATGCTTGGAAATGGACCTCCATTTTTCCGAACACTTTCTAGAGAACTCTTTAAAGCCAACGAAAGTATTTGGCTGCTGCTCCTTAAACTTGTTTCTGTAATTCAGCAAAAAGTGGATGTACGAAGAGACATTCACCTTGGGCCTTAGCTGGATTTCTTTGCCCATGTTCATGAGGTCATTTTTTTCTTCGGTTCTGTGAGTTGGACGGCAGAGACTCCTGTCCCTACGCTCTAGGAGCAATCTAGAAGGTGCTCTGCTGGCggtgaatttttctttctgcgAGACCCGCAGTCAAGGATCAGCCTTTTCAGTGGTGGTGGCATTGTTGAGTCAAGGAGGGGATTGTGACATCACTCCCCAGCTGGCCACTCCTGGCCAGTGCCTGTGTTATTTGCATATGGGTCCTCTTATTGGTTGGCAACTTGAGGGTCAATTTCTGCTTTTCGTGAAAGATGGTGGTTGATCCTGAGAAGGTTGTGGAGCTGCTCCTTCCCCTGGAATGTTTCTCCTTGGCTTCACGGTGGTGGTGGGCCCGGCTCAGCTTTGGGAGCGCTGAATCCCTCAGAGGTAGTAATGAGCCACGGGGTCTGCTCTCCTCACCTTAAGATTGTCAGGATGCCACATCATCCTTTCCTAAGACAGGCTAGAAATAATGAACACGAGGAGGTGGATGGCTCTAGAGCTGTCATGATAAAAGGTGCAGTCTTTCTGTTTGCCTTGAACAATGGCAGCTCATACCATATAAAGAGTTTAGTAGTAATTCTAAAAATAATCAGGGATGACAGCTGTGACTCGGTTCCTGTCAGGACAAAGTTGTCTAATTTAAACCCCAGCACTTGGGCCATAAGTCTGAACtcttcatttctctgaagaaattttcagggggaagaagggaggagaagcTTGAGATTTTACTAATTACACCCGATCCATGAAAACGAGAGAATCCTCGGCCTAGCAGGTGGCATCCCCCTCATCAAGAAAGGGCCCCATTTCTTGGGGTTAGAGCACAAAGCTCTAGCAGCTTCCCTCAAACCAGCTGGCTTCTGACTTTTTGTAAAAGCAGTTGCAAATATGCCACCAGTCTTCCAACTGgggtgaaaagaaaaaacaataaaagtgtCATTTATTGACCTCTGGACACCGAGAGGTACTTGCTTGTATGGTAATGAAGTTACTGCCACTCAGCGGCATCAGCACCAAATTTACAGGACTAGAAAACTGAGTCTGATTAACATAAAAACTAACCTGTTTAAGGTACAACAGCCACTAACAGGTGGGAGTTTGAATTTGGACCCATTTGCTTGACTCAAGCCCCTGCTTCCTCTTGCCTGCACAGAACTGCTATGCAGTCTCCAAGGGTCCTGGTGTGTGGCCTCAGCTGCTGAGTCTGACAAGGAAACTTGCGTAAGACTAGACCACATTTTGAATTTTGCCAAGGATCCAGGACTGACTTCAACGTGCATCTTCTGtaaaagagagatggaaattgATTAGAGCTCCCAGTCCTGGTTTCTAGCCCCAGCTCTGTGGGGAGCCGCTGGGCTGCCTGAGCCAGCCCCTTTCCTCCTCACCCATAAAATCAGTGCTGTGGACTAGCCAGGAGAGACCCTCCAGGTGACATGCTGTTGTTTTGTGCCAGATTTGGGGGCCTGTGAGATAGTAGATGGGGACGTCTGGGCTAGTGGTAGAGGCAGAGCGGTCCAGCCAGGGGGAACAGATTACTCTGGGGACATTTCTCAGTCCAGGTGGCTTTTCTTCACTCTGGTTCTTCCACCCAAGGGGCCAGAGGTTGGCTCAGCTTTTTCTTGGACCTGAGCTGGGCTGCAAAGATTACCGGGACGCAGCTCCTTCCTGAGATAGAGGGCCAGGTTGTGAGGAAAAACTTGGCTAACATACATATTAATCAAATGCAGCTCGGACGCACAAAAAGCCCCAGCGGCTTATCTGCGCCTCTGTTCATGACCTCCTACTCCTCTCACAACGATAAACTCCAGGGAGATTAACCCCATGATAACCACCTAGAACCTAGCAGatctgggaagagaagggagcaaAAGGTAAAAGCTATGACAACCCTTTAGTGTTCGGGCCACACTCCTGACTCGGAGAGATGAAGCCGGGGAATTCTTTGTCTGGGGAGCTACAGGAGGGTAAATACACCTGGCTTTCTAAATCCATGCTGGGTGTGAGTATCTGAGGTTCACCCCTTTCCAACGTTGTCcagcctctctctgccctgggaCGCTGACCCATATGGAACACATCAATGGGTCTCACGCCCTCTGGCTTCCATTTCAGTTTGGCCAATGGGGACTCCAACAGGAGatcagggagggaggaaggtgaaatCAAGGCGCTTATTCTCCTAGCTCCCTCCCCAAGGGGTCACCTGGGGCTGGCTCTCGTCACTGGACTGACAGTCTCAGCTCCTCTTAAGGTGTGCTCTCTAAATGACTCTCTCCTTCCAGCTCCAGGAATTTCCCCCTCTCCTTGTCGCCTCCAGCCAAGGGTGGTAGGACCTCTGCTTTTACCAGCCTCCAAGGACTCTGCTATCTCCTGTGGCTTTCTTACACCTTGCCCTTCCCTTTGTAAATAGCCTCTTTATTAAACACTCCTCAAATTATTCTAATTTGAGcggccatctgtttcctgctgggaccctgaGCGATGTACCACATTTCTAGCCTTCCACCATGAACAGCCGTGGAGGTGGATAAATGAAGCACATGTGGGCATCGGTCCAAGATAGAAGGGTATTGAGCTTCTAGAAGCCCTAGGCCCGCAGTCACACAGCCGAGAGTGATCGCGGGGACAAGCGTGCCTGCCAGGGCCATGGTGGGATAGGGCCAGGCGGCCTAGGTGGAGGCAGCTAATATCCTTTGCATTCTGAGATGCCCTCTAGGCAGGGGCATTGGCCTGGaggaccagacagtaaatatttcaggcctTGTGCACCTCACGGTCTCTGTTGCAAATACCCAACTCTGCCGTCGGAGCTCAAaagtagccatagacaatacGTAAACGAATGATtgtggctgtgtcccaataaaactttataaaaacaaacagtGGGCTGGAGGTCATAAATCTGCCAACCCCGGTCTCGAGATGTGAGTGCAGTGTCTTCAAACTTTTTGATTGCAGTCTGCAATAAGAACCATATTTTACACCATGACCCATTTATGCACATGCATGcttcataatatttatataatgcttAATGTGCGCCAGCCtctgttctgagcactttaccTCTATCAgttcatttaatactcataacaatgccgtgtgtgtgtgtaggagcgacgctatttttatccccattgtAAAGATAAAGTTCTCTAAGCACAGAGagtttacagaaagaaaactttGACAAAACTACACTTACTACGTGTGTGAcgcaatcttttctttttgattcttttctgTTATAGTCtcttctactttattttgttatttaaaatgcaaCCAGCCAACTGATCTCCTGACCCACTACGGGTCACAATCCAGGACTGATTTGAAAAACACCATCTAGGCCAGCTGGAAGGGAGTTCCCACCTCAGGGATTTCGACATCCTCTTCACCTGGCAGCGATAAcatgaagaggaaagaacatggcctttggagccagacagacacGAGCTCAAATTctagctttgccacttactagctgggtaaCTTGAGATGGGTCTAGCTGTTAATCTTGTCTGTGAAAAGCAGTGAGGTGACAGTAAAGGGGTGTGGAGTGACTAATTGAAACAATGGGAGTAAGGCACCcgaccctccccctccccaacggTGTGGGCTGGATTTAGGGACTCGCTCCTAGTGAAGAGAGTATGGAAGAGGACAAATTGTACCTTTACAGGAGAGAAAGCCAGCAGCTACCACCTTCACCAAGGGGTCAATGCGAACACCATCAGTAATGGGCCGTGTTGATATCACAGCCCCTCTTTCTACACAGGATGCTATAGTAAGAGCCTCTCACCCCTGTGTGGTTCCCCCAAATTCTTAACCTtggtctaatcatgagaaaaatattagacaaacccaaattaAGGGGCACTCTGCAAAATGcttgaccagtactcttcaaaagtgtcaacgtcttgagaaaacaaacaagaaagccTGAGAAACTGACCTGGATTGGAAGAGATTAAGTAGGCGTGATGACTCAAGGCAAAGGGAGATGCTGGATTGGATCCCGGAACAAAAACAAGGGCATTAGTGGAAacactggggaaatctgaatatagTCTTCCGTCAAGCTCCTAGTGCTATAGCACTGTCAGCTTCCTGGTTGTGATGCACGTACCCAGGTTATGTAAAAAGCTAAtattaggggaagctgggagagggCTATACAGGGAatttctgtactatctttgccACTCTGTtctcatttgaaaagaaaaagttagaaaaaagtcTCCCCAGCTGACAATAATGTGCACCCAGGGTTGAGACGCTCTGCCCTTGATCCTCCTGCTCCAGGAATCACAGCGTGGATCTTACCCTCCACTGCAGCAACGTAGGCTCTTGGCACATCTTCTGTCGCAGTGTCTCTCGAATTTGGAGGCCTGCTCGAGCCACAGCAACAGCAACAAGAGCAAAAGTTCCTGGCAGGGGCGTGTGATAGAGTCTTTGAGGCTTCCTCCATCCCACTCCTGCCCGTCTTCCTGCGTGGTGGGAATTGAGGCTGACTGGCCCTCTGAGAGCGGTTCTGCGGTAGGCGGAATAATGGCTCCACCAAGACATCCACATCCTCAGCCCCGAAGCCCGTGAACACATTACTCACgtggcaaaaggaactttgcagatatgatgatgttaaggattttgagatggggagatgatcccGGATTATCCATCCAGGGTGGGCCTGATGTAATCACCTGGGTCctcataagagggaggcaagCGTGTCTGAGTTAGAGAGATGAAACGTGGTGACAGATGCAGAGGGTCggagtcagagagagatttgaagatactATACTgccggctttgaagatggagaaagaggccacaagccaagaagcgaggcagccactagaagctgggaaagaaaaggaaacaaattctccccTAGAGCGTCCAGGGGGAACGCAGGCCTGCAGACACCTTGACCTTGGCCCAGTGATACTGGACTTCCGACCTCCAGAATTATAAGATgataaatctttgttgttttaagccactaaatctgTAGTAATTTGTTAAAGCAACCATAGGAAATGGATGCATATCTTTCTCATCCAGCTGGTGGTCTGTAACTTTTCCTGTGCTATTCCTAGCCACCGCTTGTgttaataaagatgaaaaatttatGCCTCCGCTTATTAGATTCGTTGAGGGGGCAGGGAGTTTGGTCTACTCAATTTTACACACTCTTCTTCACCCACTCGCTGACTCATTAAGTCACTAATTCACTCGTTTGCTTACCAGTTAGTTCGCTCTTATATTCTTTCAGACCCTCCGCTCACTCACTCACCACTCaagtacacacgcacacacacacgtctcAGTAAAGACCTGTGAGTTTCTGGAGCAGTGTGGCTGCTTCTTTGACGGCCATTGATAAGTGGGGTTTGAGGGATGGATATGTCTGAGAAAGGAAGGTGGTGGTAAAGAGAGGCATCTGAAACTTCCTGGAAGCCAGACTGCTGGGGAAGGCAGGGTCATAAACAGCCAGACCTAGGCCCTTTGACGCTGACCTCGTGCCAAGAACTGTTACTCAATCAGATGGGACCACGATATTTTAAGAAAAACGATGACAGCACTTTAAGTATATCATCTCCAAAAGCCTCGAGAGGGAGCTTAATTtgtccagggccacacagcaaTGGGTGGCAGAGCTGCGCCTCAAACTCAGGTTGGCTCGACTCCTAAGGCCATGTGCTTAGCCTCCACTGGGAGTCTAGGAACTCCCTTGTCTGAGGccaaggagaggaggaagccagggAGGAACAAGGCCACGTATTGCAGGAGGAGGACAGGTGGAAGGAGAATAAGGGGTCTAAATCTCAACACTTATGGGATTCAGGGGAGACTTTTCTCATCTGGGTTGATCCTCATTCCAGATGGATCTGCCCAAGGCCAGCAGGTAGACTGACCTGGATGGCCCACAGAAACACACCAGCATCTACAGGCCCACATGGAGCTTGGGTCCACTCCCGAGGGCAGAGGCTGGCTGAAGCTGAGTGAGGTGTCAGCACCCAGCCCCGTGGACCAGTGGACAGGTGGACAGGAAACGGGATAGACGATCAGGCACAAGAATGGCATCAGCATGGTGGGGCCAGGGGTGCCTGCTTACCTCTGGCAGGATGTGGCAAAGGGGGAGAGGATGGGATCTAGAAAGGGACCAACTTTTGGGAGATAAcccccacagtgggctgtgggTACCCCTCACAGGCCTGACAAAGCCATTACCTTAGACCACAGGGTAGGAAGAGTAGAACCACTGCCTCTTTCAGCCACAGCGGACATCTCTTGTTTGGTCTGCCTAGCACCCCTCCCTCCTTCGAGCACTTTCCTTCTTCTGGAGAACTGTCCCCCAAACCAGTCATGGGGTTCTAGTAGGGCCCATGCCCTTGGTCCCAGGAGTGGGCACATACCCCAGCTGGACTAATCAGAGGCCTCCCGTGAGCTTTTTCTAATTGGAACCAAAGGAAGAAGTCTTCATCTTCTCTCTGGAGATGAAAGTGAGTGGGTGAATCAGGGTTCCAGCCTCCAGCAGCCGCCATTCACATTAGAGAGAATGAAGCCAGCAGACGGAGCACAGATGGGGCGCAGAGAGAGGGGCCTTGTGGAATTTGAGTCCCTGGGTCTAGTCATCCCTGGGGCCAGCCACAACCCTGCTCTTCCTCAATTTGGCCAAtaatttcttctccatttcagGCTGATTTGATTTAGATTTCTGCCACTCGTAACGAAAAGTATAAGACGTTAACCCAGATAGGACGGGAGTGAGCAACATAAGAAGTCAAGGACTCCCCTCTCCCCACGTTTTTCCACTCTCTCATTCCTGtgtccttcctctcccctctaccTGTTTTTGCTCCACTGTACTGCTGGCCAGATCTCTGGTTGTTGTTCAGATGGTACATGAACACGGGCACGTTGGGGGCCCTTGGTAATCATAGCCAGTGTTTTCTGAGCACTTGCCTTGTACCAAGCACTGTACTCAGAGCTTCTATACTGATTATCTCACTTAAACCTCCTAACAGCTCCGTGGCGTGGCCGCTGTTGTTATCCTTATTaaatagatggggaaactgaggcccaaacaGGTCAGCTCCTTGCCCAAAGTTAGACAGCTGGTAAATTTAGAGCCGAGACTTGAACCCAGGGAGGCACCTTGAAGGGCCCATGTGCTTAATCTCCACCCTAAACTCCTTTCtagtattcagtaaatgttagtccCTTTGCCCACGAGTCTCTCTTGCTGCCCGCAGACATGACATGACCAAGAATTCAGGCTGCTGTGTCTTGAAGCCTTAGCAAGAGTTGATCAGCATCACTCATCACCTTTCATCATCACAACCACACTATGAGATACACACTGCAaaaagagaggctcagagaggtgaagcaaccTCCTCAAGGTCACGTAGCCAGTGGATGTGGAGGCGGGATCAGAATCCAGCTCCATGTGACTCTACGGCACCGTGCTCACTGACCTTAGTATCCCCAAGATGTTTTAGCCCATTCATTCTCCGGCCGACTGAGAGGCTCTCTCCCTCAGCCTGGGCTTCAGAGCAGCTGAACTCTCAGGCAGGGCTGGCTAGCTGCCTCCTGGAGGGGAGAGGCAGCCTCGATGATGCTCGAACTCAGAATGGCAGTCGAATGGCAGTCAAAGGCTGGCGTGGGAGGCTTCTCGATAAGCCATCTGCAAACATTTCCTCTGGATGAGAAGTATTATCCAAATGTAATCCCCGGAGGTTTCTGCAAGGCGTACATTGCCACGTTCCCTGGAAGGGAAGCAGGCCCCTTCTCCAAGTCATGTCTGCCAGTGACAAGCAGAAGGTGGGCAAGGCTGGGCAGGCAGAAGCTGGTGGAAGTGGCGCTGGGGCCACccgagggagagagggaaggtggcTGTCAAGTGTACCGATTATGCTGGGTACCACAGGTGCCCTGTCCTTTCACGCCTGCACTGTTCTGTCACCAGAGTGGATGCCGGCATCCTTCCTTCTCTGGGACACCCAGGCCAGGCTGCTCTGGGGCATGCTTAGTCCCTGTGTGCTCTGGAGAGTAGGGTTCAAGACGCTGCTAAGATTCCATCCCCATCTTCTCAGACCTAAGCCAGGAGGGAAACTAGTTCACATTTGTGAGCCACCTACTGTGTGTCGGCACAGTCCTGGACACATTATACATACGAGCCTGGCTGTTCATAGAAATCCCACTGCACAAATGAGccaacagaggctcagagaaggtccAGCACTTGCCCACATTTATGTAACCAGTAAACGGTGGAGCCCAGATTCACATGCAGGACTGTCTGATTCCAGAGGCCCGGCCCTGAATCCGTGATCTTCTTAAACCTATTGCCTCTGTGCAGGGGAACCAGGCAAGTGGCGGACCATTCAGTGGCATCTCCACCTAGACAGAGACCTGAGCCAGGAAAGGGAGAGGGTCCAGGCACAGTGTGAATGTGCTGTGGTCACCACGCTCTGGCAGCTGCACCCTATTCCTGGACCAAGCCTGCTGGGGGGAACTTGAACAGCTTGGGGATGGGGATCTCAGGTCTCCGGGCTGGATCTCAGCTCTAGTCTGTAGTAACGGAGACTCAGGCTAGGGGCAGGGAGCAGTCAGTTGAGGGCCCGGCAGCTGGTCAAGGGCCAAGACTGCTCTGAGATTCTGTCCCAGGCAGACTGCAGCCGGACCTGGAGGCAGACGAACGTACAAGGCACAGGACATCGCATAAGAGTGATGGGGTGTAGGGGCATCAACAGAGGTGGaagaaatgatgctgggacaCCCTTTGCCCAAATCTCCTCCAGGAGAGCCAAGCCTGTGGGGTCTTCCCTTCATCAAAGTGAGTGCACAGTACCATCAGCTGATTGGCTCAGCGtgggtcacatggccacacctgtCCAATCAGCAGTGGCCTAAGGGTCACGTGGATGCCCCTTTCAGGAGCTGCGGGCTAAGGGAgagagactgatcttcagagGCTTCTGGCACtcaggaaatagtggagctgccTGATTTGGACctggagacagaaaaggagagagtTGGGCATCCCCTGAAAGGTTATTGGGCTTCCTCCACCAGCCCCCTTGCCCAGAGCTTGGCACCCAGCCCCAGTTCCCATCGCCAGACGCAACCCCATTCTGTTCACTTCAGCATCATGGGCACAGCCTCTCCACAGAGGCAGGAAACGCCTCACCTGCAGCCCTGCGGGGCGAGCAGCTGAGCTGGGAATGGAAGGAACTGACACCCCAAGCCACTCCCCAGGCCTTCTTTATGTGCCACCCTCAATACACAAGCCCCAGGACATCAGTGATGACACCCCCACCCCGACAACAAACACAGCCAGGAGCCCCGTCCCTCACACTCCCAGGCTCAGACACGCACCCTCCAGGGAGCAGTGCATCAGAAGCGTTTACCTGATGTGACTCGTGTGGATTCCCTGGCACTAATGGTCAGCTGAGCAGAGAGGAGCCCTGATAATCTGCTGCATTTATTGAATTGCTTCTGGGGCAAAAGGAACGTTTGCCTACCTTGATTCCAAGACTCCACTCTTGCTGCCTTGGGGATATGTCAGCATGAGAAGAGTCCCCCAAAAAGGTCCCTGCAGCCACCTAGTGAACGGGGAGCACAGCGAGGGCTGAGGGACCAAGGTCGGGTGGGGCAGCATGTCTTCATGAGAAACCAAGATGAAACCCAGCGTGGCCTTCGAGGCCCTCCGTCCTGTCTCCAGACTTGCCtgccttttcctttgcttttccccACATGTGCCCTCTGCTTCCACCAGCAGCatctcattcgttcattcattcactcaagcaTCCTTTCTTCCAGCGAGCAATATTTACCGAGCTttttccatgtgccaggcactctggaAAGTACTGAGGGAAAAAC
The genomic region above belongs to Equus caballus isolate H_3958 breed thoroughbred chromosome 2, TB-T2T, whole genome shotgun sequence and contains:
- the HMGB4 gene encoding high mobility group protein B4, translating into MNMGKEIQLRPKVNVSSYIHFLLNYRNKFKEQQPNTFVGFKEFSRKCSEKWRSISKHEKAKYEALAMLDKARYQEEMMNYIGKKKKRRKRDPQAPRRPPSSFLLFCQDHYAQLKRENPNWSVVQVAKASGKMWSASADDEKQPYERRAALLRAKYQEDLEAYREQRRGQKGPQGLVKNQCRVFGQTESNKVDGANQK